Proteins from one Juglans microcarpa x Juglans regia isolate MS1-56 chromosome 6S, Jm3101_v1.0, whole genome shotgun sequence genomic window:
- the LOC121236833 gene encoding toll-like receptor 3 produces the protein MESELVGLCIEAACQSRESVEKWRRQRRSLERLPSQLADALLRRLLIRRLLYPSLLEVFKHSAEEIDLRGENSVDAEWMAYLGGFRNLRSLNVSDCHRVTSSALWAMTGMTSLKELDLSRCLKVTDAGIQHLISISSLEKLYASETGVTTNGIVLLSSLKNLSVLDLGGLPITDQALSSLKALTKLQYLDLWGSKVSNKGAAVFQKFSKLSFLNIAWTNVTKFPNLSSLECLNMSNCTINSILEGDGGKAPLSKLIFSGATFIGEAEAFIYVETSFLSFLDLSKSSLQKFCFLPSMKALKHLDLSFVMIGDDLVKHIACIGADLKNLNLSNTRLTSAGVEILVGHVPNLEVLSLSSTLIDDIAVLYISNMPLMKVVDLSNTNVKGFIHQAGAEPGSVPSLQALESLSHLEMLNLELTHVRDDALKPLSSFQELRNLSLRSTSLTDLSLHYLSSLPKLTNLSIRDSVLTNFGLASFIPSWTLKMLDLRGCWLLTEDAILSFSKNHPQIEVRHELVHILPADNIGSSRPSPSRSTSRTLLVNKKLGNIHISPCFVDQRLKYSKQELLELQYSSIHASPLDRGINTSQMELN, from the exons ATGGAGAGCGAGTTGGTCGGGCTTTGCATCGAAGCGGCGTGCCAGAGCAGAGAGAGCGTGGAGAAATGGCGGAGACAGAGGCGGAGCCTCGAGCGCTTGCCCTCTCAGCTCGCCGACGCTCTCCTCCGCCGCCTCCTCATCCGTCGTCTTCTCTACCCTTCTTTGCTCGA AGTTTTCAAACATAGTGCAGAGGAGATTGATCTCAGAGGTGAGAACTCTGTGGACGCAGAATGGATGGCATACTTGGGAGGTTTTCGGAACCTGCGCTCCTTGAATGTTTCAGATTGCCATAGAGTCACTAGTTCAGCTCTTTGGGCTATGACAG GAATGACGAGTTTAAAGGAATTGGATCTTTCTAGATGCTTGAAGGTTACTGATGCGGGCATTCAGCATCTTATATCCATTTCATCACTGGAAAAGTTATATGCATCAGAAACCGGTGTAACCACGAATGGAATTGTCCTTCTCTCTTCGCTTAAAAACTTGTCTGTCTTGGACTTGGGGGGTTTGCCTATCACTGATCAGGCACTGAGTTCACTCAAG gctCTTACAAAATTACAGTACCTTGACCTTTGGGGAAGCAAGGTGTCTAACAAAGGTGCAGCTGTTTTTCAAAAGTTCTCCAAACTGAGCTTCCTTAATATAGCTTGGACCAACGTCACGAAATTTCCAAATTTGTCATCTCTTGAATGCCTAAACATGAGTAACTGTACCATTAACTCTATACTTGAAGGGGATGGAGGTAAAGCTCCTTTAAGCAAGCTTATTTTCTCTGGAGCTACATTCATTGGTGAGGCTGAGGCTTTTATATATGTTGAAACAAGTTTCCTGTCCTTTTTGGATTTATCTAAGTCTTCCCTTCAAAAATTCTGCTTCTTACCTTCTATGAAAGCACTGAAACATTTGGATCTCAGCTTCGTCATGATTGGAGATGATTTAGTCAAGCACATTGCATGTATAGGAGCGGATTTGAAAAATCTAAATCTCAGCAACACCAGACTCACCTCTGCTGGAGTTGAGATTTTAGTTGGTCATGTTCCCAATCTTGAAGTTCTATCATTGTCTTCCACACTTATTGATGACATCGCAGTCTTATATATCAGCAACATGCCATTAATGAAGGTTGTCGACTTAAGCAATACCAATGTTAAAG GTTTCATCCACCAGGCAGGTGCTGAGCCAGGCTCAGTTCCCTCACTGCAAGCCCTAGAAAGTCTCAGTCATTTGGAAATGCTGAATTTGGAGCTGACTCATGTCCGGGATGATGCTCTAAAACCTTTATCAAGCTTCCAAGAGTTGAGAAATCTCTCTCTCAGAAGTACTTCCCTTACAGATCTATCCCTACACTACTTGTCATCTCTCCCAAAGCTGACAAATCTCAGCATTCGTGATAGTGTGTTGACAAATTTTGGGCTTGCTTCATTCATTCCCTCGTGGACTCTAAAAATGTTGGATCTGAGGGGTTGTTGGCTCTTGACTGAGGATGCCATTTTGTCATTCAGTAAAAACCATCCTCAAATCGAAGTCAGGCATGAACTTGTACACATCTTACCAGCAGACAATATTGGCTCTAGCCGTCCATCTCCATCGCGATCAACTTCAAGGACCTTGCTAGTGAACAAGAAGCTGGGGAATATACACATTTCTCCATGTTTTGTAG ATCAAAGATTGAAGTATAGCAAACAGGAGCTACTTGAACTGCAGTATTCTTCAATTCACGCATCTCCCCTTGATAGAGGCATTAATACGTCCCAGATGGAACTGAACTAA